Proteins encoded by one window of Gemmatimonas aurantiaca:
- the lpxB gene encoding lipid-A-disaccharide synthase, producing MREVLFVVGEASGDLHAGKVAEALRARVPDLPMVGVGGGHMRAAGVEILEDVERLAVMGFVEVLQHVPKHWALLRRLRARIESGRVGLVVLLDYPGFNLKVANAAHRAGVPVLYYITPQVWAWGADRLPTLARVVTKAASILPFEEALLREHGIDATFVGHPLLDRAQSLPSQMEARAQLGLSPDAPVLAVFPGSRRAEIARHLGPFTEAALEVQRRRPDVQVVVSVAPTVRIAASDSPFPLVQGASFVVQRAATAGLLKSGTNTLEAAVAGLPHVIGYRTSAITYAIARRVVKIPHIGLVNVVAGEAVSPEFVQDAFVPSAVADALMPLLDVHSEARVLAEAGLARVRAQLGTPGASSRVADMILSMTRTSMTRDAQA from the coding sequence GTGCGTGAAGTGCTGTTTGTCGTCGGAGAGGCCTCCGGCGACCTGCATGCGGGAAAGGTGGCCGAGGCGTTGCGTGCGCGTGTGCCGGACCTGCCGATGGTGGGTGTGGGGGGCGGTCACATGCGCGCGGCGGGGGTGGAGATTCTCGAGGATGTCGAGCGTCTCGCCGTGATGGGTTTTGTGGAGGTGCTGCAGCACGTGCCCAAACACTGGGCGTTGCTGCGCCGGTTGCGCGCCCGTATCGAGAGCGGTCGGGTGGGACTCGTGGTGCTGCTCGACTATCCGGGGTTCAATCTCAAGGTCGCCAACGCGGCGCATCGTGCGGGTGTGCCGGTGTTGTATTACATCACGCCGCAGGTGTGGGCGTGGGGAGCGGACCGTCTGCCCACGCTCGCGCGTGTGGTCACGAAGGCCGCGTCCATCCTGCCGTTCGAAGAAGCGCTGCTGCGTGAGCACGGTATCGATGCCACGTTCGTTGGGCACCCGTTGCTCGATCGTGCGCAGTCGTTGCCGTCACAGATGGAAGCGCGCGCGCAACTCGGCTTGTCGCCCGATGCGCCGGTGCTGGCGGTGTTTCCGGGCAGCCGGCGCGCGGAGATCGCGCGGCATCTGGGGCCCTTCACCGAGGCGGCGCTCGAAGTGCAGCGTCGCCGGCCCGACGTACAGGTGGTGGTGAGTGTGGCCCCCACGGTGCGCATCGCGGCCAGCGACAGTCCATTCCCCCTCGTGCAGGGTGCGTCGTTCGTGGTGCAGCGAGCGGCCACGGCCGGATTGCTCAAGAGCGGTACGAACACGCTGGAAGCGGCGGTGGCGGGCTTGCCGCATGTGATCGGATACCGGACGAGCGCGATCACGTACGCCATCGCGCGTCGCGTGGTGAAGATTCCGCACATCGGCCTGGTGAACGTGGTGGCGGGTGAAGCGGTCTCGCCGGAATTCGTGCAGGATGCGTTCGTGCCCTCGGCGGTGGCGGATGCCCTGATGCCGCTGCTCGACGTGCACAGCGAGGCGCGCGTGCTGGCCGAGGCGGGATTGGCACGGGTGCGGGCGCAACTGGGCACGCCCGGTGCGTCGTCGCGGGTGGCCGACATGATCCTGTCGATGACGAGAACGTCGATGACACGGGATGCGCAGGCATGA
- a CDS encoding Gfo/Idh/MocA family oxidoreductase, whose translation MQAGQQRAQFCGNEAPRVGVVGAGGLGTHHVRILRDLCGERFMGFVDENPARAAEVASQYGVPAVASLDRLLQDVDAVSIVVPTRSHHAVAAQALALGKHVFVEKPFTVTLEEADDLLGKAAAAGVVLQVGHVERFNRAVRAAMPFVDGPRFIESDRLAPFSPRGADVAVVLDLMIHDLDLVHTLVGTRVVDVQAMGIPVLTPQVDIANARLTFANGAVANITASRVSRERLRKLRLFQRSGYLSLDLAAGTGEFFRLRGDFDPMQLARAPRALEDFVERIPLDAPDAEPLVLELSQFLGAVMGHNPIAVTGAEGRDALEAALRIVSAIDVAQAGLLAGAAAPGASRA comes from the coding sequence ATGCAGGCAGGGCAGCAGCGGGCGCAGTTTTGTGGAAACGAGGCGCCACGCGTGGGTGTGGTGGGCGCCGGCGGTCTGGGCACGCATCACGTGCGCATTCTCCGTGATCTGTGCGGCGAACGATTCATGGGGTTCGTCGACGAGAATCCCGCACGGGCCGCCGAGGTGGCCTCGCAATACGGCGTGCCGGCCGTGGCATCCCTCGATCGGTTGCTGCAGGACGTCGACGCCGTGTCCATCGTGGTGCCCACCCGTTCGCATCATGCGGTGGCCGCCCAGGCGCTCGCACTGGGCAAACATGTCTTCGTGGAGAAGCCGTTCACGGTGACGCTCGAGGAAGCCGACGATCTGCTGGGCAAGGCGGCCGCGGCCGGTGTCGTGCTGCAGGTGGGGCACGTGGAGCGCTTCAACCGCGCCGTGCGCGCGGCCATGCCGTTCGTGGACGGCCCGCGGTTCATCGAGAGCGACCGGTTGGCGCCGTTCAGTCCGCGGGGCGCCGATGTGGCCGTGGTGCTCGATCTCATGATCCACGATCTCGATCTCGTGCACACCCTGGTGGGCACGCGTGTGGTCGACGTGCAGGCCATGGGCATTCCGGTGCTCACGCCGCAGGTGGATATCGCCAATGCGCGACTGACCTTCGCCAATGGGGCGGTGGCGAACATCACTGCCAGCCGCGTGTCGCGTGAGCGGTTGCGGAAGCTCCGGCTGTTTCAGCGCAGCGGCTATCTGTCGCTGGATCTCGCCGCCGGCACGGGAGAGTTCTTCAGGTTGCGTGGGGATTTCGATCCGATGCAGCTCGCGCGTGCCCCGCGGGCGCTCGAGGATTTCGTGGAACGCATCCCGCTCGACGCCCCGGATGCTGAGCCGCTGGTGCTGGAACTGTCGCAGTTCCTGGGTGCGGTGATGGGACACAATCCCATCGCCGTGACGGGCGCCGAGGGCCGGGATGCGCTCGAGGCCGCGCTGCGCATCGTGTCCGCCATCGATGTGGCACAGGCGGGATTGCTGGCTGGGGCAGCGGCCCCAGGGGCTTCGCGTGCGTGA